The following proteins are encoded in a genomic region of Deinococcus planocerae:
- a CDS encoding serine hydrolase — MRKLPLLALVLLPGCARAQGGDPLAPLLEFARRQPGDVAVVTYAVRADGAPDPARHRLAWNAERPMPLASTRKVVLLAAYARAVEAGRLDPGAPVRLSEWEAYYVPGIDGGAHPASLKALGIPADAHGRARDGSRTVPLDTLARFMIETSDNAAADLILSRLGPGAIPGTARALGLSGQEDFGPILGMVGHWAAPDALNVYAGQPLATRVARDWAKANDLSRDAQARGDLTRLPTWPSAAEQARLADATDPRGTANDSAGLMARVLTGTGLGKTELEVMRRHLGWPLRVNPDNAQAFTALYAKGGSLTGVLTNTFAFAPKVGPRAGERLVVSVFLRRIPPNEAGRLTQSLEGAMLSVALLPGEARRLLGALRSR; from the coding sequence GCAGGGAGGCGACCCCCTGGCCCCGCTGCTGGAGTTCGCCCGCAGGCAGCCGGGGGACGTGGCCGTGGTGACCTACGCCGTTCGCGCGGACGGCGCGCCCGACCCGGCCCGGCACCGGCTCGCGTGGAACGCGGAGCGGCCCATGCCGCTCGCCAGCACGCGCAAGGTCGTGCTGCTCGCCGCCTACGCGCGGGCGGTGGAGGCCGGGCGGCTGGACCCGGGGGCGCCCGTGCGCCTCTCGGAGTGGGAGGCGTACTACGTCCCCGGCATCGACGGCGGCGCCCACCCGGCGAGCCTGAAGGCGCTGGGCATCCCCGCCGACGCGCACGGGCGGGCGCGGGACGGCTCACGGACGGTGCCCCTCGACACCCTCGCCCGTTTCATGATCGAGACGAGCGACAATGCCGCCGCCGACCTGATCCTCTCGCGGCTGGGACCGGGGGCCATTCCGGGGACGGCTCGCGCGCTGGGGCTGAGCGGGCAGGAGGACTTCGGACCGATTCTCGGCATGGTCGGCCACTGGGCCGCGCCGGACGCCCTGAACGTCTACGCGGGGCAACCCCTGGCGACCCGGGTCGCGCGGGACTGGGCGAAGGCGAACGACCTGAGCCGGGACGCGCAGGCGCGCGGGGACCTGACCCGCCTGCCGACGTGGCCCTCCGCCGCCGAGCAGGCGAGGCTGGCCGACGCGACCGACCCGCGCGGTACCGCGAACGACTCCGCGGGGCTGATGGCGCGCGTGCTGACGGGAACGGGCCTGGGCAAGACCGAGTTGGAGGTCATGCGGCGCCACCTGGGCTGGCCGCTGCGCGTGAATCCGGACAACGCGCAGGCGTTCACGGCCCTGTACGCCAAGGGGGGGAGCCTGACGGGCGTGCTCACCAATACCTTTGCCTTCGCGCCCAAGGTGGGCCCGCGGGCCGGGGAGCGGCTCGTCGTCAGCGTGTTCCTGCGCCGCATTCCGCCGAACGAGGCGGGCCGGCTGACGCAGAGCCTCGAAGGGGCCATGCTCTCGGTCGCCCTCCTCCCGGGCGAGGCGCGGCGCCTGCTCGGTGCCCTGCGGAGCCGGTAA
- a CDS encoding helix-turn-helix domain-containing protein: MNDAPDLEARLRALEERVRALEAGREGSAAPPTAAQDFWALDTLTGRYPQGAVLFSGHVELPTGERYGWQETALAPDLLAADWGEAAPALAALGHPLRLALLRAVLHGQRTTADLQAQPDLAGAGKLYHHLRELQAAGWLTPQGRGRYGVPGARVVPLLAILRATGPLLAAPPPDGPGA, translated from the coding sequence GTGAACGACGCCCCCGACCTCGAAGCCCGCCTGCGCGCCCTGGAGGAGCGGGTGCGGGCGTTGGAGGCCGGGCGAGAAGGGTCCGCCGCGCCGCCCACCGCAGCCCAGGACTTCTGGGCGCTCGATACCCTGACGGGCCGGTATCCGCAGGGGGCGGTGCTCTTCTCCGGTCACGTCGAGTTGCCCACGGGCGAGCGGTACGGCTGGCAGGAGACGGCGCTCGCCCCCGATCTCCTCGCCGCCGACTGGGGGGAGGCCGCGCCCGCCCTCGCCGCCCTGGGCCATCCCCTGCGGCTCGCGCTGCTGCGCGCCGTCTTGCACGGGCAGCGCACCACGGCGGACCTCCAGGCCCAGCCGGACCTCGCCGGGGCCGGGAAGCTCTACCACCACCTGCGCGAGTTGCAGGCCGCCGGGTGGCTGACCCCGCAGGGCCGGGGCCGCTACGGGGTGCCCGGCGCCCGCGTCGTGCCCCTGCTGGCGATCCTGCGTGCCACCGGGCCGTTGCTCGCCGCCCCACCTCCCGACGGGCCGGGCGCATAG
- a CDS encoding uracil-DNA glycosylase, producing the protein MQTRSLGFPDVLRARLDQRLAPHVAPLNGWVDVLSAERWTPSLDPADGGVGARVLLLLESPGPTASLTGFVSLDNPNATAENLTCLLHLAGLPRRQVAVWNAVPWQMSAGGVVAPVRAQYAEAAPLTRHLLSLLPELRAVVLVGRHAQSAWPHVGSPLPTFACPHPSPQNFHTRRDEAGKALLALLDARRAARTPATGQ; encoded by the coding sequence GTGCAGACCCGAAGTCTCGGCTTTCCCGACGTGTTGCGGGCGCGTCTGGATCAACGCCTCGCCCCCCACGTCGCGCCGCTGAACGGCTGGGTGGACGTTCTCAGTGCCGAGCGGTGGACTCCCTCCCTCGACCCGGCGGACGGCGGGGTGGGGGCACGGGTCCTGCTGCTGCTCGAATCGCCCGGCCCCACGGCGAGTCTCACGGGCTTCGTCTCGCTCGACAACCCGAACGCGACCGCCGAGAATCTGACCTGCCTCCTGCATCTGGCGGGCTTGCCGCGCAGGCAGGTCGCCGTGTGGAACGCCGTGCCCTGGCAGATGAGCGCGGGCGGGGTCGTCGCCCCGGTGCGTGCCCAGTACGCCGAGGCCGCGCCGCTCACCCGGCACCTGCTCTCCCTGCTGCCGGAGTTGCGGGCGGTGGTGCTCGTCGGTCGGCACGCGCAATCGGCGTGGCCGCACGTCGGCTCTCCTCTTCCCACCTTCGCCTGCCCCCACCCCAGCCCCCAGAATTTCCACACCCGCCGGGACGAGGCGGGAAAGGCCCTGCTCGCGCTGCTGGACGCCCGGCGCGCCGCGCGCACTCCGGCAACAGGGCAATAA
- a CDS encoding acetate--CoA ligase, translating to MTDRIPTPQSVLSRLRYDPQADIDRARTDPDGFWLSEAQGYEWTREPTTGLTWNHPEHGWFTDGETNITLNALDRHARGEARTRAALVWVSETEEAQVLTYGMLHERVERAAAGLRSLGVGVGDRVVIYMPLTPEGCVAMLACARIGAVHSVVYAGLGVGALRDRITDAGARVVITADVGHRRGKLVDLYAIAAEAVADLAGVEHLVLWERIKTFSREHDVRTVAWESLFTHGRAPAVPVPAEHPLFVLYTSGSTGKPKGVVHAHGGYMVGVAYHLRALFDVHPGDVFMCTSDIGWVVGHSYIVYGPLVAGATVLFREGAPDFPDPGVLWRTVERYGVDVLFTAPTALRLFMKLGEGVLKPYDLSSLRVIACAGEPLNPEAWRWAQEQVGGGLGEGAHGVVIDNWWQTELGGPTLGTHPRWPARPGYAGRPLAGVEADVVDEDGQPVPDGTQGHLVIRRPFPSMLRGLHGNPEKYASLWNANPAGYLSGDLALRDEHGYISILGRADDVLSVAGHRIGSADVEDALVSHPAVAEAAVIGVPDELKGESIVAHVILRAGHEDSPGLCASITEHVRRELGPIAAPGAVHVVPSLPKTRSGKIMRRLLRAQALGQDPGDLTTLEG from the coding sequence ATGACCGACCGCATCCCCACCCCCCAGAGCGTCCTCTCTCGCCTGCGCTACGACCCCCAGGCGGACATTGACCGCGCCCGCACGGACCCCGACGGCTTCTGGCTGAGTGAAGCGCAGGGCTACGAGTGGACGCGCGAGCCCACCACGGGCCTGACCTGGAACCACCCCGAGCACGGGTGGTTCACGGACGGCGAGACGAACATCACCCTGAATGCCCTCGACCGCCACGCGCGGGGAGAGGCGCGGACGCGGGCGGCCCTCGTCTGGGTCTCGGAGACCGAGGAGGCGCAGGTCCTCACCTACGGGATGCTGCACGAGCGGGTCGAGCGGGCGGCGGCGGGGCTGCGTTCTCTCGGCGTCGGGGTGGGTGACCGGGTGGTGATCTACATGCCGCTGACACCGGAAGGCTGCGTCGCCATGCTCGCCTGCGCGCGGATCGGGGCCGTCCACAGCGTCGTGTACGCGGGGCTGGGCGTGGGTGCGCTGCGGGACCGCATCACGGATGCCGGGGCGCGGGTCGTGATCACCGCCGACGTGGGCCACCGCCGGGGCAAGCTCGTGGACCTCTACGCCATCGCCGCCGAGGCCGTGGCCGATCTGGCGGGGGTCGAGCATCTGGTGCTGTGGGAGCGCATCAAGACCTTCTCGCGCGAACACGACGTGCGGACGGTGGCGTGGGAATCCCTTTTCACCCACGGTCGGGCGCCCGCCGTCCCGGTGCCCGCCGAGCATCCCCTCTTCGTGCTGTACACGAGCGGCAGCACCGGCAAACCCAAGGGTGTCGTCCACGCGCACGGCGGGTACATGGTGGGCGTGGCGTACCACCTGAGGGCTCTTTTCGACGTGCACCCCGGCGACGTGTTCATGTGCACGAGCGACATCGGCTGGGTGGTCGGGCACAGCTACATCGTCTATGGGCCGCTCGTGGCGGGGGCGACGGTCCTCTTCCGCGAGGGGGCGCCCGACTTCCCCGACCCCGGCGTGCTGTGGCGCACGGTCGAGCGCTACGGGGTGGACGTGCTCTTCACCGCGCCGACCGCCCTGCGCCTGTTCATGAAGCTGGGAGAAGGGGTGCTCAAGCCCTACGACCTCTCCTCGCTGCGGGTGATCGCCTGCGCGGGCGAGCCGCTGAACCCGGAGGCGTGGCGCTGGGCACAGGAGCAGGTCGGCGGCGGGCTGGGAGAGGGCGCGCACGGGGTCGTGATCGACAACTGGTGGCAGACCGAACTCGGCGGCCCGACGCTGGGCACCCACCCGCGCTGGCCCGCCCGCCCCGGCTACGCGGGGAGGCCCCTGGCGGGCGTGGAGGCCGACGTGGTGGACGAGGACGGGCAGCCCGTGCCGGACGGCACGCAGGGACACCTGGTGATCCGCCGCCCCTTTCCCTCCATGTTGCGCGGGCTGCACGGGAACCCCGAGAAGTACGCCTCGCTGTGGAACGCCAACCCCGCCGGGTATCTCAGCGGCGACCTCGCCCTGCGGGACGAGCACGGCTACATCAGCATCCTGGGGAGGGCGGACGACGTGCTCAGCGTGGCGGGACACCGCATCGGCTCGGCGGACGTGGAGGACGCGCTGGTGTCCCACCCCGCCGTGGCGGAGGCGGCGGTGATCGGCGTCCCCGACGAGCTGAAGGGCGAGAGCATCGTCGCGCACGTCATCCTGCGGGCCGGGCACGAGGACAGCCCCGGGCTGTGCGCGAGCATCACCGAGCACGTCCGGCGCGAACTCGGGCCCATCGCCGCGCCGGGGGCCGTGCATGTGGTCCCCAGCCTCCCGAAGACCCGCAGCGGCAAGATCATGCGGCGCCTTCTGCGGGCCCAGGCCCTCGGTCAGGACCCCGGCGACCTGACGACGCTGGAGGGCTAG
- the ddrC gene encoding DNA damage response protein DdrC, which yields MKTAPITLEFGTQRLPASADGLLHAGAALSTLGVPMPADWTAFSEEHDLTSPERDFGVGPEATLSAAEFAQLSFALGTPEARRWRKRAQTLLARALTGDVRLAAEIAERNANPEARRWLTARLESTEARRTLMSTVARHGGEGRVYGQLGSISNRSVLGTDSATIRRERGVRHTRDGLRSEELLRLAYLDTATARAIAERGAQGNEAILRLHEEVARRERHLWDHPMTPKAG from the coding sequence ATGAAGACGGCTCCCATCACCCTGGAATTCGGTACGCAGCGCCTGCCCGCCAGCGCGGACGGGTTGCTGCACGCTGGGGCGGCCCTCTCGACCCTGGGCGTCCCCATGCCTGCCGACTGGACGGCTTTTTCGGAAGAACACGACCTGACCAGCCCCGAGCGCGACTTCGGGGTGGGGCCCGAGGCGACCCTCAGCGCCGCCGAGTTTGCGCAGCTCTCCTTCGCGCTGGGCACCCCCGAGGCGCGGCGCTGGCGCAAGCGGGCGCAGACGCTGCTCGCCCGCGCGCTGACCGGCGACGTGCGGCTGGCCGCCGAGATCGCCGAGCGCAACGCGAACCCCGAGGCCCGGCGCTGGCTCACGGCCCGGCTGGAGAGCACGGAAGCCCGCCGCACCCTGATGAGCACGGTCGCGCGTCACGGCGGCGAGGGCCGCGTCTACGGCCAGCTCGGCTCGATCAGCAACCGCAGCGTGCTGGGCACCGACTCGGCCACCATCCGCCGGGAGCGCGGCGTGCGCCACACCCGCGACGGCCTGCGCAGCGAGGAACTGCTGCGGCTGGCCTACCTCGACACCGCCACCGCCCGCGCCATCGCCGAGCGCGGCGCCCAGGGCAACGAGGCGATCTTGCGCCTGCACGAGGAGGTCGCCCGCCGCGAGCGGCACCTGTGGGACCACCCGATGACGCCCAAGGCAGGCTGA